Proteins found in one Aneurinibacillus uraniidurans genomic segment:
- a CDS encoding L-threonylcarbamoyladenylate synthase, with amino-acid sequence MQTKYWHVDNFVDDLIDCPQVREAALLLRENELIAFPTETVYGLGGNGLVDETVEKIYTAKGRPSDNPLILHIADREQLVDIVEHVPPLADALMEAFWPGPLTLVLPKKPGVAMRASAGLDTVAVRMPDHPVADALIRAAGVPVAAPSANVSGRPSPTTGRHVQEDLDGRIAGILDGGPTGIGVESTVVDVTGDVPLILRPGGITAEQIAEIIGEVAVDPGLLGDGPAAPRSPGMKYRHYAPEGEMWLVEEPDMCMRIVKAVEQAKQEGMRVGVLATEESASAYPGADVVLACGQRADLISVARHLYDVLRRFDQEQVDVIFSETFPYTGVGAAVMNRLMKAAGGKYR; translated from the coding sequence ATACAGACAAAATATTGGCATGTGGATAATTTTGTGGATGACCTGATAGATTGTCCACAAGTACGCGAGGCTGCGTTGCTCCTGCGTGAAAATGAACTGATTGCCTTTCCGACTGAGACGGTATATGGTCTCGGTGGGAATGGGCTTGTAGATGAAACAGTAGAAAAGATTTATACCGCGAAAGGTCGACCGAGTGATAATCCGCTTATTCTACATATTGCAGACCGTGAACAACTTGTGGATATCGTGGAGCATGTACCCCCGCTTGCAGACGCGCTTATGGAAGCATTCTGGCCGGGCCCGCTTACCCTTGTTTTGCCCAAGAAGCCAGGTGTGGCGATGCGTGCATCTGCCGGGCTGGATACGGTCGCGGTACGGATGCCAGATCACCCGGTAGCTGATGCTCTGATTCGAGCGGCAGGAGTTCCTGTAGCAGCTCCAAGTGCGAATGTATCGGGTCGACCAAGTCCGACGACGGGGCGGCATGTGCAGGAAGATCTGGATGGTCGAATTGCAGGAATTCTTGATGGTGGCCCGACCGGGATTGGCGTAGAGTCAACAGTAGTAGATGTAACGGGTGATGTGCCGCTTATTTTGCGGCCGGGCGGCATTACCGCTGAACAGATCGCGGAGATTATCGGAGAGGTCGCAGTGGACCCGGGTCTGCTTGGAGATGGTCCGGCAGCGCCGCGCTCACCGGGAATGAAATATCGCCATTATGCTCCAGAGGGAGAGATGTGGCTAGTAGAAGAGCCGGATATGTGCATGCGCATCGTAAAGGCTGTAGAGCAGGCGAAGCAGGAAGGAATGCGAGTAGGCGTGCTGGCAACAGAGGAATCAGCTTCCGCTTATCCAGGCGCAGATGTTGTACTAGCCTGTGGACAGCGAGCAGACCTGATCTCGGTAGCGCGCCATCTGTATGATGTGCTGCGCCGCTTTGATCAGGAGCAGGTGGATGTAATTTTTAGTGAAACATTCCCGTATACGGGCGTAGGAGCTGCGGTTATGAATCGTCTTATGAAAGCAGCTGGCGGAAAATATCGATAA
- a CDS encoding manganese efflux pump MntP family protein, whose amino-acid sequence MPVRKRGIRVESLQWGELITILMIGIALGMDAFSLGIGMGMGGIRLLTIAKVSLTIGLFHIVMPLIGIALGVFLTSYMGNMAAYIGGFILIVLGLHMLWNGFFGEERNPLMKTTFWGTILFSLSVSIDALSVGFSFGLFRVNVFIAVLIFGALGAVLAAGGLLLGRRVGSWLGEYSEIFGALILVAFGLKFLL is encoded by the coding sequence ATGCCTGTACGAAAGCGGGGGATAAGAGTGGAAAGTTTGCAATGGGGAGAACTGATTACCATTTTGATGATCGGGATTGCGCTTGGGATGGATGCGTTTTCGCTCGGAATCGGGATGGGGATGGGCGGCATTCGCTTACTTACGATTGCGAAGGTTAGTTTGACGATTGGGTTGTTTCATATTGTGATGCCGCTGATTGGCATTGCATTAGGTGTTTTTCTTACGTCTTATATGGGAAATATGGCGGCCTATATCGGCGGATTTATTCTGATTGTTTTAGGTCTGCATATGCTGTGGAACGGCTTTTTCGGTGAGGAAAGAAATCCGCTTATGAAGACAACCTTCTGGGGGACTATCTTGTTTAGTTTAAGCGTCAGTATCGATGCGCTTTCCGTTGGGTTTTCGTTTGGATTGTTCCGGGTGAACGTTTTTATTGCTGTGCTGATTTTTGGTGCGTTGGGAGCTGTGCTGGCAGCAGGCGGGCTTCTGCTTGGTCGGCGCGTTGGAAGCTGGCTTGGGGAGTACAGCGAGATTTTTGGTGCGCTGATTCTAGTAGCTTTCGGGCTCAAATTTTTATTGTAG
- a CDS encoding ZIP family metal transporter has product MIELLVISTVTGLTTVAGALTTLLAGKPGTKLMAFYLGLSAGIMALVIVADLLPAALSGGETYGILLGLLVGVVMLRTLHYGMDRMAGEALASARTEPTPAHWRQAGWMMGIALALHHIPEGIAIGAGFEAHRHIGVLLALSMALHNIPEGIGLAAPLLLGKLRPRLILLFSFLVSLCIPFGAWLGGIYFTASPQAVAFGMAFAAGAMSYLVLWELGPSGIRLHRLSAQFGMLISLVAMLILHALPG; this is encoded by the coding sequence ATGATAGAGCTTCTAGTTATTAGTACTGTGACTGGACTAACGACGGTGGCCGGTGCGCTTACGACGCTACTTGCGGGTAAGCCGGGAACGAAGCTTATGGCGTTTTATCTTGGGTTATCGGCTGGGATTATGGCGCTTGTAATTGTGGCGGACTTGCTTCCGGCAGCGCTGTCTGGCGGAGAAACGTATGGGATTTTGCTTGGGCTTCTGGTAGGGGTGGTCATGCTGCGCACGCTCCATTATGGTATGGACAGGATGGCGGGAGAGGCACTTGCATCAGCCCGTACTGAACCGACACCTGCTCACTGGCGGCAGGCAGGCTGGATGATGGGGATTGCTCTGGCGCTGCACCACATTCCAGAGGGGATCGCGATTGGCGCAGGCTTTGAGGCTCATCGTCATATCGGTGTTTTGCTGGCGTTATCGATGGCGTTGCATAACATTCCAGAAGGCATTGGACTTGCGGCTCCGCTCCTGCTCGGAAAACTTCGCCCGCGGCTGATCTTGCTGTTTTCGTTTCTTGTCAGTTTGTGCATTCCGTTTGGGGCATGGCTTGGAGGAATATATTTTACGGCAAGTCCGCAGGCGGTAGCGTTTGGCATGGCTTTTGCGGCCGGAGCTATGAGCTATCTCGTCTTGTGGGAGCTTGGACCTTCTGGAATTCGCCTGCATCGACTGAGTGCGCAGTTTGGCATGCTTATTAGTTTGGTTGCCATGCTAATTTTGCATGCATTACCGGGTTGA
- a CDS encoding low molecular weight protein arginine phosphatase, whose protein sequence is MRILFVCTGNTCRSPMAEKLLRKMAKDQGLDIEVKSAGVFASSGSTASVNATRVLEGRGITEEHRSQSVSSVLMDWADLIITMTEAHKQSLFQEYPDCAEKMYTLKEYTDTSEGTTKRLEELDELYDRLEEKQEAFMREHRDEIRQLEDRYQELYSQLELVREQLDDWRDRIMQATVVERNQISILEQQTPDYDISDPFGGTVETYENCAKEIESSLVRLLELMKKS, encoded by the coding sequence ATGCGTATTTTATTCGTATGTACAGGAAATACATGTCGCAGCCCGATGGCAGAGAAGTTGCTTCGCAAAATGGCGAAGGATCAAGGGTTGGATATCGAGGTGAAATCAGCGGGAGTATTCGCGTCGTCAGGTTCCACTGCTTCTGTAAATGCTACCAGAGTGTTAGAAGGTCGAGGAATTACAGAAGAACATCGCTCTCAGTCTGTGTCTTCCGTCCTTATGGATTGGGCTGACCTGATTATTACGATGACAGAGGCACACAAGCAATCGCTGTTCCAGGAGTATCCTGATTGTGCAGAAAAAATGTACACATTAAAAGAATATACGGATACTTCGGAAGGAACAACGAAGCGTCTTGAAGAATTAGATGAATTGTATGACCGATTAGAAGAGAAGCAGGAAGCATTCATGCGGGAACACCGTGATGAGATTCGTCAGCTTGAGGACCGATATCAGGAACTTTATAGCCAGCTTGAACTGGTGCGAGAACAGCTGGACGACTGGCGGGACCGTATTATGCAGGCAACCGTAGTGGAGCGCAACCAGATCTCAATTCTGGAGCAGCAGACACCTGATTATGACATTAGCGATCCATTCGGTGGTACAGTGGAGACGTACGAAAACTGTGCCAAAGAAATCGAGTCGTCGCTTGTGCGACTGCTCGAACTTATGAAAAAATCATAA
- a CDS encoding methyl-accepting chemotaxis protein encodes MKQNGSRFGLEKKLVMGIALLSLVTYSTSALFIFFLQDYVVHYIPSWLFTALTLLLGVFWSGVFGWGVARWITKPIVKLEQAASCAAEGDLRVEIRVPNSDDEIATLTRSFAKMIVNLRSMMTDINQSAEHATAGVQELTEASEQAAVQIEQISVTMDEIAQGADKQVAYTNTMVQSVSQTERLSQEASQYAEQSRDLSRRMLATLGTSSQIVSSLVNGMHRLAEENQSSIATVRRLEENAAQIGAITQVVSDLAGQTNLLALNASIEAARAGEHGKGFAVVADEVRNLADESGRAASNINELIELMQKEVGRVVSQIHEQVAIADAESQRGAETTQALHEIEHSVQEVVAAVEHITELIVQQNAGMQVIMRNAGDVARVAHEASDGAEVIAHAAQEQTAFMEEVAAAGQVLREQSEQLKQYVARFHI; translated from the coding sequence GTGAAACAGAACGGTTCTCGTTTCGGATTGGAGAAAAAGCTTGTCATGGGCATCGCTCTCCTTTCCCTTGTTACATATAGCACGAGCGCGCTGTTTATTTTCTTTCTGCAGGACTATGTAGTTCACTATATACCAAGCTGGTTATTTACAGCACTAACGCTATTGCTTGGTGTTTTCTGGTCAGGCGTGTTCGGCTGGGGTGTAGCTCGCTGGATTACGAAGCCGATTGTCAAGCTGGAGCAGGCGGCTTCTTGTGCAGCAGAAGGGGATTTACGTGTGGAGATTCGTGTGCCAAATAGTGATGATGAGATTGCGACTCTTACACGCTCTTTTGCTAAAATGATTGTCAATCTACGTAGTATGATGACAGATATCAATCAGTCAGCTGAGCACGCAACTGCCGGAGTACAAGAATTGACAGAGGCATCTGAGCAGGCGGCCGTTCAGATCGAGCAAATTAGCGTGACCATGGATGAGATCGCGCAAGGAGCGGACAAGCAGGTAGCGTATACGAATACGATGGTGCAGTCTGTAAGTCAGACGGAGCGTCTCAGTCAGGAAGCGAGCCAGTATGCTGAACAATCACGTGACTTGTCACGCCGCATGCTAGCTACGCTTGGGACAAGCAGTCAAATTGTTTCTTCCCTTGTTAATGGGATGCATCGGTTGGCCGAAGAAAATCAGAGTTCTATTGCTACTGTTCGTAGGCTTGAAGAAAATGCGGCGCAAATCGGCGCGATTACGCAGGTTGTCAGTGATCTGGCAGGGCAGACGAATCTACTTGCGCTCAATGCTAGCATCGAAGCGGCGCGTGCCGGGGAGCACGGGAAAGGCTTTGCGGTAGTAGCGGATGAAGTTCGGAATCTGGCAGATGAAAGTGGTCGGGCTGCTTCGAATATTAATGAGTTGATTGAATTGATGCAGAAAGAAGTAGGCCGTGTGGTCAGTCAGATCCATGAGCAAGTTGCAATTGCGGATGCAGAATCGCAGCGCGGCGCAGAGACGACTCAGGCACTGCATGAGATTGAGCATTCTGTGCAAGAAGTTGTGGCGGCTGTTGAGCATATTACCGAGCTGATTGTGCAGCAGAATGCTGGCATGCAGGTTATTATGCGAAATGCGGGGGATGTAGCGCGTGTAGCGCACGAAGCATCAGACGGGGCAGAAGTTATTGCGCATGCTGCACAGGAGCAGACTGCTTTTATGGAAGAGGTGGCAGCAGCCGGCCAGGTGCTGCGTGAGCAGTCTGAACAGCTTAAACAATATGTAGCTCGTTTTCATATTTAA
- the rpiB gene encoding ribose 5-phosphate isomerase B translates to MKVALAADHGGYGLKEEIKQYLDSVGISYEDFGCTCEQSVDYPDYALPVAEKVAEGQFDRGILVCGTGIGMSIAANKVKGIRCALVHDCFTAKATREHNDSNVLAMGARVIGPGLALEIVKLWLGTEFEGGRHMRRVEKIAEIENKQ, encoded by the coding sequence ATGAAGGTTGCACTTGCTGCCGATCACGGCGGATACGGTCTGAAAGAAGAAATTAAGCAGTATCTTGATTCAGTTGGAATTTCGTACGAGGACTTCGGTTGTACGTGCGAGCAATCTGTTGATTATCCGGATTATGCACTTCCAGTTGCCGAGAAGGTAGCAGAAGGCCAGTTTGACCGTGGAATTCTTGTGTGTGGGACCGGAATTGGGATGTCGATTGCGGCGAATAAAGTAAAAGGCATTCGCTGTGCGCTTGTACACGACTGTTTCACCGCAAAAGCGACACGTGAGCACAATGACTCGAACGTGCTGGCGATGGGTGCACGCGTGATTGGACCTGGACTAGCACTTGAGATTGTGAAGCTCTGGCTTGGAACAGAGTTCGAAGGTGGACGCCATATGCGCCGTGTTGAGAAAATTGCAGAAATCGAAAACAAGCAGTAA
- a CDS encoding TIGR01440 family protein yields the protein MSVETIREEVATIAFELLQAKPLGVGCVLVIGTSTSEIIGRRIGSAGSQEVAVALYEALEAVRVKHGFALAFQCCEHLNRALVIERETAERFGWPEVTVIPVPTAGGAMAAHAFRAMQDAVVVESIQADAGIDIGDTFIGMHLKPVAVPVRPSVKQVGEAHVTMAVTRPKLIGGVRAVYDRGPLNDSCR from the coding sequence ATGAGTGTGGAAACCATTCGCGAAGAAGTAGCGACAATTGCCTTTGAACTGCTGCAGGCGAAGCCGCTTGGTGTTGGATGTGTGCTGGTGATTGGCACGAGTACGAGTGAAATCATCGGACGAAGAATCGGCTCAGCAGGTAGCCAGGAAGTAGCCGTGGCATTGTATGAAGCGCTAGAAGCAGTCCGGGTTAAGCATGGCTTTGCGCTCGCGTTTCAATGCTGTGAGCATTTGAACCGCGCGCTTGTAATAGAAAGAGAAACCGCAGAACGGTTCGGCTGGCCTGAAGTAACCGTCATTCCTGTGCCGACAGCAGGCGGGGCAATGGCGGCGCACGCGTTCCGTGCGATGCAGGATGCAGTAGTTGTAGAATCGATTCAGGCGGATGCGGGCATTGATATTGGCGATACGTTTATTGGCATGCATTTGAAGCCAGTAGCCGTTCCCGTACGCCCGAGCGTTAAGCAGGTAGGGGAAGCGCATGTCACAATGGCAGTTACACGTCCGAAGCTAATCGGAGGTGTCCGCGCTGTATATGATCGTGGACCTTTGAATGATAGCTGCCGATAA
- the glyA gene encoding serine hydroxymethyltransferase, giving the protein MLEHVKKQDPQVAEAIKLELDRQRTKIELIASENFVSEAVMETMGTVLTNKYAEGYPGKRYYGGCECVDIAEDLARDRAKQLFGAEHANVQPHSGAQANMAVYFAFLKPGDTVLGMNLSHGGHLTHGSSVNFSGTLYNFVEYGVSEDKQVLDYDDIRQKAEEHKPKMIVAGASAYPRQIDFAKLSEIAKSVGAYLMVDMAHIAGLVATGHHPNPVPHADFVTTTTHKTLRGPRGGMILCREEYAKAIDKAVFPGIQGGPLMHVIAAKAVAFGEALKPEFKEYAANIVANAKQLAESLTEEGFTLISGGTDNHLILIDVRNMNLTGKEAEHILDEVGITCNKNTIPYDPASPFVTSGIRIGTAAVTSRGFDAEAMKEIAAIMAVALKNPQDEAKQAEASERVAALCAKFPMYPNLSL; this is encoded by the coding sequence ATGCTAGAACATGTAAAAAAACAAGATCCACAAGTAGCAGAAGCCATTAAGCTGGAGCTTGACCGCCAGCGCACAAAAATCGAGCTGATCGCATCCGAGAACTTTGTAAGTGAAGCTGTTATGGAAACGATGGGTACGGTTCTGACGAATAAATATGCGGAAGGCTATCCGGGCAAACGCTACTATGGCGGTTGCGAATGTGTAGACATTGCAGAAGATCTGGCACGTGACCGTGCGAAACAACTGTTTGGCGCTGAACATGCTAATGTGCAGCCTCATTCTGGTGCACAGGCAAACATGGCTGTTTATTTTGCATTCCTTAAGCCGGGAGACACTGTGCTTGGTATGAATCTGTCACACGGTGGACACCTTACACACGGAAGTTCGGTTAACTTCTCCGGTACGCTTTACAACTTTGTTGAGTACGGCGTAAGCGAAGACAAGCAAGTTCTTGATTATGACGATATCCGTCAAAAAGCGGAAGAACATAAACCAAAAATGATCGTAGCAGGTGCAAGTGCGTACCCGCGTCAAATCGATTTCGCTAAATTAAGCGAGATTGCGAAAAGTGTCGGCGCATACCTGATGGTAGACATGGCACACATCGCAGGTCTTGTGGCAACTGGACACCATCCAAATCCGGTTCCGCATGCGGATTTCGTAACTACTACAACACACAAAACATTGCGCGGTCCTCGTGGCGGTATGATCCTTTGCCGCGAAGAATATGCAAAAGCAATCGACAAAGCTGTATTCCCTGGCATTCAGGGTGGCCCACTTATGCACGTAATCGCAGCAAAAGCGGTAGCATTTGGTGAAGCACTCAAACCTGAATTCAAAGAGTATGCTGCAAATATCGTAGCAAATGCAAAACAACTTGCAGAATCGCTTACAGAAGAAGGATTCACGCTTATCTCTGGTGGTACAGACAATCATCTTATCTTGATTGACGTTCGCAACATGAACCTGACAGGGAAAGAAGCAGAACACATTCTCGATGAAGTGGGGATCACATGTAACAAAAATACGATCCCGTACGATCCGGCTAGCCCGTTCGTAACAAGTGGTATTCGTATCGGTACAGCAGCGGTTACAAGCCGTGGCTTCGATGCAGAAGCAATGAAAGAAATCGCAGCGATCATGGCTGTAGCACTCAAGAACCCGCAGGATGAAGCGAAACAGGCAGAAGCAAGCGAGCGAGTGGCTGCTCTGTGCGCAAAATTCCCGATGTATCCGAATCTGAGTCTCTAA
- the upp gene encoding uracil phosphoribosyltransferase has protein sequence MGKVYVFDHPLIQHKVSYIRDKNTGTKEFRELVDEVAMLMAYEITRDMPLKEIEIETPVTTCKTNVIAGKKVGLVPILRAGLGMVDGMMKIIPAAKVGHVGLYRNPETLEPVEYYVKLPSDVNERELIVIDPMLATGGSAAAAITALKNRGAKHLKLMCLIAAPEGIEKLHEIHPDIDIYVAAVDERLNDHGYIVPGLGDAGDRLYGTK, from the coding sequence GTGGGAAAAGTATACGTATTCGACCATCCACTTATTCAACATAAAGTATCATACATCCGTGATAAAAATACGGGAACGAAGGAATTTCGTGAACTTGTTGACGAAGTTGCGATGCTGATGGCATATGAAATTACGCGAGATATGCCGCTTAAAGAAATCGAGATCGAAACACCAGTTACGACATGTAAAACGAACGTAATCGCTGGTAAAAAAGTAGGCCTGGTGCCAATTCTGCGTGCCGGACTTGGCATGGTAGACGGAATGATGAAGATCATTCCGGCAGCAAAAGTTGGACATGTAGGGTTGTACCGCAACCCAGAAACACTGGAGCCGGTAGAATACTATGTGAAGCTGCCAAGTGATGTGAATGAACGTGAACTGATCGTTATCGATCCAATGCTTGCTACAGGCGGTTCTGCGGCAGCTGCGATTACAGCCTTGAAAAATCGCGGTGCAAAACATTTGAAACTGATGTGCCTAATTGCAGCACCAGAGGGCATCGAGAAGCTGCATGAGATTCATCCGGACATTGATATTTATGTAGCAGCAGTGGATGAGCGATTGAACGATCATGGCTATATTGTGCCGGGCTTAGGAGACGCGGGAGACCGTCTGTACGGCACGAAGTAA
- the wecB gene encoding non-hydrolyzing UDP-N-acetylglucosamine 2-epimerase yields the protein MTVFGTRPEAIKMAPLVHELRQYEELEPFVCVTAQHRQMLDQVLEIFAIEADADLNVMKERQTLTQVTTRVLEGLDEVMKTEKPDMVLVHGDTTTTFAASLAAMYNQIPVGHVEAGLRTWNKYSPFPEEMNRQLTGVMSDLHFAPTAQAADNLKREDKPVEAIHITGNTVIDALKTTVRNDYSHPVLKEFADKKLVLMTAHRRENLGEPMARMFRAIRRLVDKHEDIAVVYPVHLNPVVQEAAAKYLGEHPRIQLIAPLDAVDFHNFMSRAHLILTDSGGIQEEAPAFGVPVLVLRDTTERPEGIKAGTLKLAGTDEETIFGLADELLSSQEAYEKMAKAANPYGDGEASRRICEAILYYFGLRTEKPELFEPGVTK from the coding sequence ATGACGGTGTTTGGTACGCGACCAGAAGCGATCAAAATGGCGCCGCTTGTACATGAGCTGCGTCAATATGAGGAACTAGAGCCGTTCGTATGTGTAACGGCCCAGCATCGTCAAATGCTTGATCAAGTATTGGAGATTTTTGCGATTGAAGCGGATGCCGATCTGAATGTCATGAAGGAACGTCAGACGCTGACACAGGTGACAACCCGTGTGCTTGAAGGTCTTGATGAAGTCATGAAAACAGAAAAGCCGGATATGGTGCTTGTTCATGGAGATACGACAACTACATTTGCGGCGAGTTTAGCAGCGATGTACAATCAGATTCCAGTTGGGCATGTGGAAGCAGGTCTGCGCACATGGAATAAGTATTCGCCGTTCCCGGAAGAGATGAATCGGCAGTTAACGGGTGTCATGTCTGACCTTCATTTTGCCCCGACTGCCCAGGCAGCCGACAACTTGAAGCGAGAAGATAAGCCGGTAGAAGCGATTCATATTACGGGCAATACGGTCATTGATGCGCTTAAAACGACAGTGCGTAATGATTATAGCCACCCGGTACTTAAAGAATTTGCGGATAAAAAGCTCGTCTTGATGACAGCTCACCGCCGCGAAAACCTCGGGGAACCGATGGCGCGTATGTTCCGAGCGATTCGTCGTCTGGTGGACAAGCATGAGGACATCGCGGTTGTATATCCGGTGCACTTAAATCCAGTCGTACAGGAAGCAGCAGCGAAATATCTTGGTGAGCATCCGCGCATTCAACTGATCGCGCCACTTGATGCGGTTGATTTCCATAACTTTATGTCACGTGCTCATCTTATTCTGACGGACTCTGGGGGCATACAAGAAGAGGCTCCGGCATTTGGTGTGCCAGTGCTTGTGTTGCGTGATACAACAGAGCGTCCAGAAGGGATTAAGGCGGGCACATTGAAGCTTGCCGGTACAGACGAAGAGACGATCTTCGGCCTTGCAGACGAATTGTTAAGCAGTCAGGAAGCGTATGAGAAAATGGCGAAAGCTGCTAACCCGTATGGGGATGGAGAAGCGTCTCGCCGCATCTGTGAGGCGATCCTCTACTACTTTGGCCTTCGCACGGAAAAGCCGGAGCTGTTTGAGCCAGGAGTCACAAAATAG